The proteins below come from a single Solea solea chromosome 6, fSolSol10.1, whole genome shotgun sequence genomic window:
- the LOC131460666 gene encoding desmin-like, with protein MRAGSYTQKSLQVSSSGSRVRVQSPSPSRCRGSSYDNRGRSGYRGGTAVELGTEIHQHHANEKEEMQELNVKFAGYIEKVQALEQRNAALQAELASLQSRYKGGPTGISEEYELKFKEVRELIETLTNEKGAADIERGYLDEEVEVWRLKLEEELALKEEAEMILREFRQDVDNATLQKAELEKRIEQLVAEIEFLKKLHDEEVADIMKQIEDSKVTAELDGDRPDLAAYLRNMRTEIEAVAARNVQEAEKWYKTKFDTLKEHAGKHEEHMKTMKDEISTFHNQVTDLQNQIDGLRARNAALEQQLEDMEIAHIDKVGGLEGVIAQLEAQLCETKLEMTKYLQDYQELLHIKLKLDAEIATYRKLLEGEENRLGIAKDA; from the coding sequence ATGAGAGCCGGATCTTACACTCAGAAGAGCTTGCAAGTTAGCAGCTCTGGCAGCAGAGTGAGGGTTCAGAGCCCGTCGCCTTCCCGGTGCCGTGGATCCTCATATGACAATCGTGGACGTTCAGGTTATCGTGGCGGCACTGCCGTTGAGTTGGGCACAGAGATACATCAGCACCATGCCAATGAGAAAGAGGAAATGCAGGAACTCAATGTCAAGTTTGCAGGATATATTGAGAAGGTCCAAGCTCTAGAGCAGAGAAATGCTGCTCTTCAAGCTGAGCTTGCTTCTCTTCAGAGCCGCTACAAGGGAGGCCCCACAGGCATCAGTGAAGAGTATGAGCTCAAGTTCAAAGAGGTGCGAGAGCTGATTGAGACCCTGACTAATGAGAAGGGAGCGGCTGACATTGAAAGGGGCTACCTTGACGAGGAGGTTGAAGTATGGAGACTAAAGCTTGAGGAGGAGCTGGCACTTAAAGAGGAGGCAGAAATGATCCTGAGGGAGTTTCGCCAAGATGTTGACAATGCAACACTGCAGAAGGCTGAGCTCGAGAAGCGCATTGAGCAACTGGTGGCTGAGATCGAGTTTCTCAAGAAGCTGCATGATGAAGAGGTGGCTGACATCATGAAGCAAATTGAGGACTCAAAGGTTACTGCTGAACTTGATGGCGATCGTCCTGATCTGGCTGCCTACCTGCGCAACATGCGCACAGAGATCGAGGCTGTTGCTGCCCGCAATGTCCAGGAAGCTGAGAAGTGGTACAAGACCAAGTTTGACACACTCAAGGAGCATGCTGGCAAACATGAAGAACATATGAAGACCATGAAAGATGAGATCTCAACTTTCCATAACCAGGTGACAGACCTGCAGAACCAGATTGATGGGCTGAGGGCACGCAACGCTGCcctggagcagcagctggaggacaTGGAGATTGCCCACATTGACAAGGTGGGAGGTCTAGAGGGTGTCATTGCTCAATTAGAAGCCCAGCTCTGCGAAACCAAACTGGAGATGACCAAATATCTCCAAGACTATCAGGAACTGCTGCACATTAAGCTCAAGCTGGATGCAGAGATTGCCACATACAGGAAGCTGCTGGAAGGAGAAGAGAACAGGCTTGGAATTGCAAAAGATGCCTAA